From the Colletotrichum lupini chromosome 1, complete sequence genome, the window CCAAGCGCGTTGTCGGTGTTTTCGCGACGTTCTGTCACATAGTTGATAAAGAATCTGGAACTATCGTTAACTTTTGAACTTTATCCACTCTAGACGAAGATCAACAAACCCCGCGATGGCTACCTGAGCACCAGTGTAGCAGAACTGGGCGAAAGAAGCGTGGAAGAGACGGTATTGCTTCCTGAAAGGCTTATCATCGACGTTGGCGTGCGTCTCAGAAGCTTGGAAAGCCATATCAGCATCGGTGATTTCGGGAATTCGAGCCAGCCAGAAGACGATCGCCAGCCCCCAGACGAAGACGGCGATGGAGAGATAGACCCATTGAACATTCTCTAGAGCACGTTTGTCGTCAAAAGCGAAGAAGACGTACGATCCCATGACGGGAGCCACGACAGTGCCGATACCATTGAAGGCTTGAGAAATGTTGATTCGAATCTCGCTGTACTTAGGAGGACCGCAGACGGTGATGTACGGATTTGCGGCTGTTTCGAGGGAGCCAAGACCATTACCGATGATGAAGATGGCGGCACAGAAGCCACCGAAGCTCTTGGCGATAATGCATGGGATCGCAATGAGGGCCCCCAGGCCGTATAGGAAGAGTCCAAAAACAAAGGTAGCTTTATAGCCCCAGTGCCTTAAGATCCACGCCGCGTGCCCGAGACTGGCAATGAGATAGGCTCTGTCAGGCAAGAGTCAGCATCCATGTCTATGACTGCACTGTTGCAGCCCTCGGAAGCCATGAGGTATCCGGGGACTAGTGGTAATGGCAGTGCGCGATTGTGCGTCGCTTAGCTGAATGCTGTGTAAACGCATGGCAGTAGACGCCGATGTAGACACCGGCAAGAAGCAAGTCGGCGAATCGCCGCCTTCGCCGATTGTTCCCGTGTGAGAGGGGGATTGTGACGACGGACATACCCAAAGTAAGCAGCCTGCAAGCCAGAGGACCTAGCCCGGGTGATGTGAAGTGTATCTTGAAAGTGTTTGTTCAGAGTGTCGAGAAGGCCTGATGATGAGATTCTTAGCATTCCTGTATGCGATCGTCAATTGTTGTGTTGCTGCAACATACCGTAGGAAAACCCCCAGAGGAAAAATAGGATAGTGACAAGAACGATGGGAAACAAAGATTCCTTTAGCGTCAATTCGGCAGCGTTCGTGCGGACATTATCCTTCTGGCGCAAAGACCGTTTGCGGAAGAACTCCTTGATACCCATCTTGCAAGTTTGACGAGGATGATCGAGCGCCGTGTTGCGCTGGGTCTGGTGGTGGCACTGAGAAGATATTGGAGTGATCGCGACCGTTGCGGTCTGGTGGGAAGGTCAAAACCTCAGTACCGAGGCGGACGTGGCAGTAGCCTTTGGACCGATGGACTGCAATTTGCAATGCGGTGAGACGCGTCCGAGAACAAATAAAATTCTTCTGGAACGAGGAGACCCGGGTCAGACGAAAGCTTATAAGAGCTCAAGCCGGCCGCATTTTCGGTCGTTTCGAGCCTGATCTTCCCCTGCACGAAAGCGAGATGGACATGACCATCCTTGGCTGCTTCTTGGCTTCTCCATGGTTACATGGCTAGCAGTCCCCGATCAAAAGACCAGTCGCACAGCACTACGGGTACTCAATTCTTTGCTGTGAACAAAAGGCTCGGGTGGAGCAACGGTCTTCTGGACTGATCTGGGGTAACGAGCGTTTGGAGAGGATTGCGGGGATGGTCACCGCATGCTCTAGGTCGCCGGGGAAGCAAAGATGGCCCCATCCATGCTCGGTCGAGGTGCGGGGTGAAGGTTGGAGCAGCCAGTTGAAGAAGACGTGGTGGATCTCCAGAGAGAATACCGGTAGAGAGGACATCCTACGGTAACTCACAGAGAGTTCGCGACCCAGCCTTGGCATGTCCATCATTTACTCGACGTGGCTCCAATTCCCCCGAATCAACAGCTTGGAGGATGGCTGTCAGACGAGGGTAAGTGAGGTGGGGATTTTAATCAGTCTCTATGGTGGTGATTGGACATGGAGGAGGACGGCAGTTCAACGAGTCTGGGGTAAATGGTCCGGGGCTCGATATAAAGATGGACCGAAGGACGCTCAGATTGCGGAGTAAGCGGATGATCATTCGCTCGGCGGACCGATTGGCGTAAGGAGGCCAGTTGGTTCTCTGTCAGGGCCGGGGGGGCTATGTGACATCACCTCCTCAGTTTGTTACACTCTTCGCTCTCGTGATCATTACGCGCTACTGGCTCAACTGATATTCACGTGGAGAGAAGTCAATTTACATGATTTCCTAATAACACTGAGTGTTGGCTACCGCGTACTTCAGCTGTCGGGGCTAGACTGGGAGCAGACGAGATCCACCGTCAGCCCCAGAGACTCGGGACTAGTGGTCCAGTCACATCAGCGACACAATCTGAGGGTCGAAAATCCGGTTTCAAAAAACTGGAATCCCTTCTGCAAAGATTCTACGCGTCAAAAAGATATCAGGCACTCCCATGGAGGGCGGTCCAGCAGCGGTTAAATTTAGCCACATAGACCTCCCCTATCAGAGGTAAGGTAGGACAAGCTAGACCTTCCAGCCTCCATCCACAATCGCGGGATGGCGTGTTTGGCGCCGCTAGCCGAATGCCTCTAACCAGACTTTGGAGTCGTCGGTGCTCCGAGAATGTCTGAAGGGATCGGACGAAGACTGGAACGGCCGATGCAAAAGTCTTTATGGATATAAATTCCAACAACAAACAGGTCCGCCATCGAAATGTTCCGCTTGGCGCTAGACTCACCGGAGACAGTCGACGATCACTCGTTGATTGCCGATAGCTGAA encodes:
- a CDS encoding glucose/galactose transporter, whose protein sequence is MSSLPVFSLEIHHVFFNWLLQPSPRTSTEHGWGHLCFPGDLEHAVTIPAILSKRSLPQISPEDRCSTRAFCSQQRIEYPQEAAKDGHVHLAFVQGKIRLETTENAAGLSSYKLSSDPGLLSIGPKATATSASTQRNTALDHPRQTCKMGIKEFFRKRSLRQKDNVRTNAAELTLKESLFPIVLVTILFFLWGFSYGLLDTLNKHFQDTLHITRARSSGLQAAYFGRRFADLLLAGVYIGVYCHAFTQHSAKRRTIAHCHYHYLGHAAWILRHWGYKATFVFGLFLYGLGALIAIPCIIAKSFGGFCAAIFIIGNGLGSLETAANPYITVCGPPKYSEIRINISQAFNGIGTVVAPVMGSYVFFAFDDKRALENVQWVYLSIAVFVWGLAIVFWLARIPEITDADMAFQASETHANVDDKPFRKQYRLFHASFAQFCYTGAQVAIAGFFINYVTERRENTDNALGSKLLAGAQAAFAIGRFAGVGLMHYIKPRWVFLAFLSSCIIFIAPSITQKDDTGMAMLYIVLFFESICFPTIVALGMRGLGRHSKRGSGFIIAGVSGGAVVPPLLGVVADHKGMGIAMVIPLIFFVLAWSYALAVNFVPRYRNIADAFTETEVGIRPVDVEEEKGGIESVEDKHGKNAIPTVA